A DNA window from Nitratidesulfovibrio sp. SRB-5 contains the following coding sequences:
- a CDS encoding TetR/AcrR family transcriptional regulator, with translation MSDHGRMNGRQDHRQCTSLPDGLGRLDAPDRLDGPDRLDGPPRTDKDRPDQSGRQDQGTRERLLAAAAEVFAEHGYNAATVREICRRAGANVAAVNYHFGGKDNLYAAMLDHYMRTCQAAFPLDVGVTPASPPGERLRAFVHGLVQRILGGGDDPVSQAHGKLVSLELIDPTPACDGLLREHIAPVNDLLADILRGLLGPAADDPDVLRTCLLAIFGHISFHYSGRAAIVHFYGHEELTPEALHRIAEGVTRFTLGGIMAMSGTAACQTTGPPTA, from the coding sequence ATGAGCGACCATGGCCGCATGAACGGACGGCAGGATCACCGCCAGTGCACGTCCCTGCCCGATGGACTGGGCAGGCTTGACGCCCCGGACAGGCTTGACGGACCGGACAGGCTTGACGGACCGCCCAGGACGGACAAGGACAGGCCGGACCAGTCCGGCAGGCAGGATCAGGGCACGCGCGAACGGCTGCTGGCCGCCGCCGCCGAGGTGTTTGCCGAGCACGGCTACAACGCCGCCACGGTGCGCGAAATCTGCCGTCGGGCCGGGGCCAACGTGGCCGCCGTCAACTATCATTTCGGCGGCAAGGACAACCTGTACGCCGCCATGCTGGACCACTACATGCGCACCTGCCAGGCCGCCTTTCCGCTGGACGTGGGCGTAACGCCCGCCTCCCCGCCCGGGGAGCGCCTGCGGGCCTTCGTGCACGGGCTGGTGCAGCGCATCCTGGGCGGCGGCGACGACCCGGTCAGCCAGGCGCACGGCAAGCTGGTGTCGCTGGAACTCATCGACCCCACCCCGGCCTGCGACGGGCTGCTGCGCGAGCACATCGCCCCGGTCAACGACCTGCTGGCCGACATCCTGCGCGGGCTGCTGGGTCCGGCGGCGGACGACCCGGACGTGCTGCGCACCTGCTTGCTGGCCATTTTCGGGCACATTTCGTTCCACTACAGTGGCCGCGCCGCCATCGTCCATTTCTACGGACACGAGGAACTGACCCCGGAGGCGTTGCACCGCATCGCCGAAGGGGTAACCCGCTTCACCCTGGGGGGCATCATGGCCATGTCCGGCACCGCCGCCTGCCAGACAACCGGACCGCCCACGGCCTGA
- a CDS encoding efflux RND transporter periplasmic adaptor subunit: MARPLPALHMGLLALVLALSAVLTGCKDESAAPKAMPAPLVVVQQVQPRDLPLTYEYVGQTAGSREVEVRARVGGILLRRAYAEGRPVKKGDLMFDIDPEPFKADLDQALGQQAQAEARLQSAQSNRDRVLPLYRENAVSQKDRDDAVAEFDSAKAALEEARARVKTARINLGYTRVEAPISGMTSKETRSEGSLVTTTAEGSLLTTISKVDPVYVNFSAPSVDLFRLRRMREEGRITLPKKGYDVTVRLIDGSTYKRTGTVNFIDPLVDPLTGTIRVRAEFPNPEAEVLPGQFVRVVMSGAVYNNALAIPQRAVLQTQQGPMVWVIGEGDIAQPRPVEISLPIDNQYIVEKGLAPGERIVVEGLLKVRPGQPVTIGQPREAQTGQNGQNGAPAGNATKAANQGS; this comes from the coding sequence ATGGCGCGGCCCCTGCCCGCCCTGCACATGGGCCTGCTTGCCCTGGTCCTGGCCCTTTCCGCCGTGCTGACCGGGTGCAAGGACGAATCCGCCGCGCCCAAGGCCATGCCCGCCCCCCTGGTGGTGGTGCAGCAGGTGCAGCCGCGCGACCTGCCCCTGACCTACGAATACGTGGGCCAGACGGCCGGTTCGCGCGAGGTGGAAGTGCGCGCCCGCGTGGGCGGCATCCTGCTGCGCCGCGCCTACGCCGAAGGCCGCCCGGTGAAGAAGGGCGACCTGATGTTCGACATCGACCCCGAACCGTTCAAGGCCGACCTTGACCAGGCGCTGGGCCAGCAGGCCCAGGCCGAGGCGCGCCTGCAAAGCGCCCAGAGCAACCGCGACCGCGTGCTGCCCCTGTACCGCGAGAACGCCGTCAGCCAGAAGGACCGCGACGACGCCGTGGCCGAGTTCGATTCGGCCAAGGCCGCGCTGGAAGAAGCGCGCGCCCGCGTGAAGACCGCGCGCATCAACCTTGGCTACACCCGCGTCGAAGCCCCCATTTCGGGCATGACCAGCAAGGAAACCCGCTCCGAGGGCAGCCTGGTCACCACCACCGCCGAAGGCAGCCTGCTGACCACCATATCCAAGGTGGACCCGGTGTACGTGAACTTCTCCGCGCCCAGCGTGGACCTGTTCCGGCTGCGCCGCATGCGCGAGGAAGGGCGCATCACCCTGCCCAAGAAGGGCTACGACGTCACCGTGCGGCTCATCGACGGCTCCACCTACAAGCGCACCGGCACGGTGAACTTCATCGACCCGCTGGTGGACCCGCTGACCGGCACCATCCGCGTGCGCGCCGAATTCCCCAACCCCGAGGCGGAAGTGCTGCCCGGCCAGTTCGTGCGCGTGGTCATGAGCGGCGCCGTCTACAACAACGCCCTGGCCATTCCCCAGCGCGCCGTGCTGCAAACCCAGCAGGGCCCCATGGTGTGGGTGATCGGCGAAGGCGACATCGCCCAGCCGCGCCCCGTGGAAATCAGCCTGCCCATCGACAACCAGTACATCGTGGAAAAGGGCCTGGCCCCCGGTGAACGCATCGTGGTCGAAGGCCTTCTGAAGGTGCGCCCCGGCCAGCCGGTGACCATCGGCCAGCCGCGCGAAGCCCAAACCGGCCAGAACGGCCAGAACGGGGCCCCCGCAGGAAACGCGACCAAGGCCGCAAACCAGGGTTCCTAG
- a CDS encoding efflux RND transporter permease subunit — translation MISRFFIHRPIFACVISIVIMLAGFMAMRALPIAQYPEIVPPQVIVSAVYPGASPEVIAATVASPLEQQINGVDGMLYMNSVSAGNGQMTISVSFAVGTDPDQATINVNNRVQAATASLPEEVRRQGVTVTKRSPSILQVVNMFSPDGRYDSVYISNYVLVNVVDELKRLPGVGDASIFGAKDYSMRIWLHPDKLAQLKLTPGDVALAIREQNAQFAAGRIGQEPSSSPLELNYLVTTKGRLTNPEEFENIILRAEPDGSTLLLKHVARVELGAKDYDVRTQLNGKPTVAVGVFLTPGANALETADRVDAKMQELSQRFPDGISYSIPYDTTKFVRISITEVVHTLVEAMVLVFLVVFLFLQNWRATLIPCLAVPVSIVGTFAGMYALGFSINTLTLFGLVLAIGIVVDDAIVVLENVERIMSSERLTPRKATIKAMEEVTGPVIAIVLVLCSVFVPVAFMGGLAGQMYKQFAITIAVSVVISGLVALTLTPALCALMLKPGHHEPPAFFRWFNNWFERVTHRYTGGVAFLIRRAGLALVLFACLGGATWHLFQVVPGGLAPDEDQGYIIGLSILPDGASLQRTRVVADLMDKSHMEDPRVANLITLTGYDLLSGVPKPNFVTSFVPLKPWDERKGAGQSSFDYARKVFGVGMGVPEGIVLAFNPPPISGMSNTGGFELYVQNRGEGDSKALAGMVGKFIAAASKRPELAGVQTTFSANAPQLFISLDRNKAKALGVPVNTIFDTMQATFGASYVNDFNKFGRTFKVQMQSEADFRARPADVANVFVRATSGEMIPLTSLVDVQEVTGPEVVERFNVFPAAKVVGGPAPGYSSGQAIAAIEEVAAEVMPPEYTLAWSGSAYQEKQTGGSSSLVFVLGLVMVFLILAAQYEKWSLPLAVIMAVPFALFGAISAVWLRGLANDVYLQISLVTLIGLAAKNAILIVEFAVIKRHEGLSLVESAIEAARLRFRPIIMTSLAFVLGCVPLAISSGAGAASRHSIGTGVIGGMLAATFIATFFIPMFYRLIMGVSERMRGTEAMRTMAVGKYCEEERHSAFEDLPPDNVAGAGDDACNKEKRHD, via the coding sequence ATGATATCGCGTTTCTTCATCCATCGCCCCATCTTCGCGTGCGTGATCTCCATCGTGATCATGCTGGCGGGGTTCATGGCCATGCGAGCGCTGCCCATCGCGCAGTACCCGGAAATCGTTCCGCCGCAGGTCATCGTCTCCGCCGTGTATCCCGGCGCCAGCCCCGAGGTCATCGCGGCCACGGTGGCCTCGCCGCTGGAACAGCAGATCAACGGCGTGGACGGCATGCTGTACATGAACTCGGTCAGCGCCGGTAACGGCCAGATGACCATTTCCGTGTCCTTCGCCGTGGGCACCGACCCCGACCAGGCCACCATCAACGTCAACAACCGCGTGCAGGCCGCCACCGCATCCCTGCCCGAGGAAGTGCGCCGCCAGGGCGTCACCGTGACCAAGCGGTCGCCCTCGATCCTTCAGGTGGTGAACATGTTCTCGCCCGACGGGCGGTACGATTCGGTCTACATCAGCAACTACGTCCTGGTGAACGTGGTGGACGAGCTGAAGCGCCTTCCGGGCGTTGGCGATGCCTCCATCTTCGGCGCCAAGGACTATTCCATGCGCATCTGGCTGCACCCGGACAAGCTGGCCCAGCTCAAGCTGACCCCCGGCGACGTGGCGCTGGCCATCCGCGAGCAGAACGCCCAGTTCGCCGCCGGGCGCATCGGCCAGGAACCGTCCAGCAGCCCGCTGGAACTGAACTACCTGGTCACCACCAAGGGGCGCCTGACCAACCCCGAGGAATTCGAAAACATCATCCTGCGGGCAGAGCCCGACGGCTCCACCCTGCTGCTCAAGCACGTGGCCCGCGTGGAACTGGGCGCCAAGGACTACGACGTCCGCACCCAGCTCAACGGCAAGCCCACCGTGGCCGTGGGCGTGTTCCTGACGCCCGGCGCCAACGCGCTGGAAACCGCCGACCGCGTGGACGCAAAGATGCAGGAGCTGTCGCAGCGCTTCCCCGACGGCATCAGCTACTCCATCCCCTACGACACCACCAAGTTCGTGCGCATCTCCATCACCGAGGTGGTGCACACCCTGGTGGAAGCCATGGTGCTGGTGTTCCTGGTGGTGTTCCTGTTCCTGCAGAACTGGCGGGCCACGCTCATCCCCTGCCTTGCGGTGCCGGTGTCCATCGTGGGCACCTTCGCGGGCATGTACGCGCTGGGCTTCTCCATCAACACGCTGACATTGTTCGGTCTGGTGCTGGCCATCGGCATCGTGGTGGACGACGCCATCGTGGTGCTGGAAAACGTGGAACGCATCATGTCCTCCGAGCGGCTGACGCCGCGCAAGGCCACCATCAAGGCCATGGAGGAAGTGACCGGGCCGGTCATCGCCATCGTGCTGGTGCTGTGCTCGGTGTTCGTTCCCGTGGCCTTCATGGGCGGCCTTGCCGGGCAGATGTACAAGCAGTTCGCCATCACCATCGCGGTGTCGGTGGTCATCTCCGGCCTGGTGGCCCTGACGCTGACGCCCGCCCTGTGCGCGCTGATGCTGAAGCCCGGCCATCATGAGCCGCCCGCGTTCTTCCGCTGGTTCAACAACTGGTTCGAACGCGTCACCCACCGCTACACCGGCGGGGTGGCCTTCCTGATCCGCCGCGCGGGCCTTGCGCTGGTGCTGTTCGCCTGCCTGGGCGGCGCGACCTGGCATCTCTTCCAGGTGGTGCCCGGCGGCCTCGCCCCGGACGAAGACCAGGGCTACATCATCGGCCTGTCCATCCTGCCCGACGGGGCCAGCCTGCAACGCACCCGCGTGGTGGCCGACCTGATGGACAAGAGCCACATGGAAGACCCCCGCGTGGCCAACCTGATCACCCTGACCGGCTACGACCTGCTGTCCGGGGTGCCCAAGCCCAACTTCGTCACCTCGTTCGTGCCGCTGAAGCCGTGGGACGAGCGCAAGGGCGCGGGGCAGTCTTCGTTCGACTACGCCCGCAAGGTGTTCGGCGTGGGCATGGGCGTGCCGGAAGGCATCGTGCTGGCCTTCAACCCGCCGCCCATCTCGGGCATGAGCAACACCGGCGGCTTCGAACTGTACGTGCAGAACCGCGGCGAAGGCGACAGCAAGGCCCTGGCGGGCATGGTGGGCAAGTTCATCGCCGCCGCCTCCAAGCGGCCTGAACTGGCGGGCGTGCAGACCACCTTCAGCGCCAACGCGCCGCAGCTGTTCATCAGCCTGGACCGCAACAAGGCAAAGGCCCTGGGCGTGCCGGTGAACACCATCTTCGACACCATGCAGGCCACCTTTGGCGCCAGCTACGTGAACGACTTCAACAAGTTCGGTCGCACCTTCAAGGTGCAGATGCAGTCCGAGGCCGACTTCCGCGCCCGCCCGGCGGACGTGGCCAACGTGTTCGTGCGGGCCACCTCGGGCGAGATGATCCCCCTCACCTCGCTGGTGGACGTGCAGGAAGTGACCGGCCCCGAAGTGGTGGAGCGCTTCAACGTGTTCCCCGCCGCCAAGGTGGTGGGCGGCCCCGCCCCCGGGTACAGCTCCGGCCAGGCCATCGCCGCCATCGAAGAAGTGGCGGCGGAGGTCATGCCGCCGGAATACACCCTGGCCTGGTCCGGTTCCGCCTACCAGGAAAAGCAGACCGGCGGCTCGTCGTCGCTGGTGTTCGTGCTGGGCCTGGTCATGGTCTTCCTGATCCTGGCGGCGCAGTACGAAAAGTGGTCGCTGCCGCTGGCGGTCATCATGGCCGTGCCGTTCGCCCTGTTCGGGGCCATCTCCGCAGTGTGGCTGCGCGGCCTTGCCAACGACGTGTACCTGCAGATCTCGCTGGTCACGCTCATCGGCCTTGCGGCCAAGAACGCCATCCTCATCGTGGAATTCGCGGTGATCAAGCGGCACGAGGGGCTTTCGCTGGTGGAATCGGCCATCGAGGCCGCCCGCCTGCGCTTCCGCCCCATCATCATGACCTCGCTGGCCTTCGTGCTGGGCTGCGTGCCGCTGGCCATCAGCAGCGGCGCGGGCGCGGCCAGCCGCCACTCCATCGGCACCGGCGTCATCGGCGGGATGCTGGCGGCGACCTTCATCGCCACCTTCTTCATCCCCATGTTCTACCGGTTGATCATGGGCGTGAGCGAACGCATGCGCGGCACCGAGGCCATGCGCACCATGGCCGTGGGCAAGTACTGCGAAGAGGAACGCCACTCGGCCTTCGAAGACCTGCCGCCGGACAACGTGGCGGGCGCGGGCGACGACGCCTGCAACAAGGAGAAGCGCCATGACTAG
- a CDS encoding efflux transporter outer membrane subunit yields the protein MTSMTGLTGMTGLTGLTGLTGFTYGKGRHAAAPARPAPRRLAAMLATAMLAATLAGCSFGPDHARPAMDLPDAWRAGTADTGTVQDGWWKGFGDPALDALVASALDHNRDLAKAIANVDEARAQLGLARANQMPRIDAQGASQRQRYSLDGFNSFDESTRVQDLHNAGGALSYEMDLWGRYRRASEAARADLLSTMAARDTVRLALVSEVARTYFDLRAYDQQLQIARNTLASRESTQELRKVRHELGLTSELDYRQAEAEAASARSSVHTLENGVSATETALAVLTGRSPRDIVTGTVERGLAVDTAPVPPSVPAGLPSALLERRPDLAQAEQQLAAASARIGVAKAAYFPSISLTGLLGYESSDLTRLFTGPAGTWRYAGSVSMPIFDFGRVKAGVEAAEARQRAALAGYEKAVQDAFREAQNALVANRKAREVVEAQTTQVEALRRSLRLAKLRYDNGYSSYLEVLDAERSLFQAEVSLASARRDQLTAVVDVYRALGGGWAGIAPQAPHAADASEAAPQPEKPVAAAQ from the coding sequence ATGACTAGCATGACTGGCCTGACTGGCATGACTGGCCTGACGGGCCTGACGGGCCTGACGGGCTTCACATACGGCAAGGGGCGGCATGCGGCCGCCCCGGCACGCCCGGCCCCCCGGCGGCTGGCGGCCATGCTGGCAACGGCCATGCTGGCGGCCACGCTGGCCGGGTGCTCCTTCGGCCCCGACCACGCCCGCCCCGCCATGGACCTGCCCGACGCCTGGCGCGCGGGCACTGCGGACACGGGCACCGTGCAGGACGGCTGGTGGAAGGGCTTCGGCGATCCGGCACTGGATGCCCTGGTGGCCTCGGCACTGGACCACAACCGCGACCTGGCCAAGGCCATCGCCAACGTGGACGAGGCCCGCGCCCAGCTGGGCCTTGCCCGGGCCAACCAGATGCCCCGCATCGACGCGCAGGGCGCATCGCAGCGCCAGCGCTATTCGCTGGACGGCTTCAATTCGTTCGATGAATCCACCCGCGTGCAGGATCTGCACAACGCGGGCGGCGCCCTGTCGTACGAAATGGACCTGTGGGGCCGCTACCGCCGCGCCAGCGAGGCGGCGCGGGCCGACCTGCTGTCCACCATGGCCGCGCGCGACACCGTGCGTCTGGCTCTGGTTTCCGAAGTGGCCCGCACCTACTTCGACCTGCGCGCCTACGACCAGCAACTCCAGATCGCCCGCAACACGCTGGCCTCGCGCGAATCCACGCAGGAACTGCGCAAGGTGCGCCATGAACTGGGCCTGACCAGCGAACTGGACTACCGCCAGGCCGAGGCGGAGGCAGCGTCCGCCCGCTCCAGCGTGCACACGCTGGAAAACGGCGTATCCGCCACCGAAACGGCGCTGGCCGTGCTTACCGGCAGAAGCCCGCGCGACATCGTGACCGGCACCGTGGAACGCGGCCTGGCCGTGGACACAGCGCCCGTGCCCCCCAGCGTGCCCGCCGGGCTGCCTTCGGCCCTGCTGGAACGCCGCCCGGACCTGGCCCAGGCGGAACAGCAACTGGCGGCGGCCAGCGCGCGCATCGGCGTGGCCAAGGCGGCCTACTTTCCGTCCATCTCGCTTACCGGCCTGCTGGGCTACGAAAGCAGCGACCTCACCCGGCTGTTCACCGGCCCGGCGGGCACGTGGCGGTACGCGGGCAGCGTTTCCATGCCCATCTTCGACTTTGGCCGGGTCAAGGCCGGGGTGGAAGCGGCGGAAGCGCGCCAGCGCGCCGCGCTGGCCGGGTACGAAAAGGCCGTGCAGGACGCCTTCCGCGAAGCCCAGAACGCCCTGGTGGCCAACCGCAAGGCCCGTGAGGTGGTGGAAGCGCAGACCACGCAGGTGGAGGCGTTGCGCCGCTCGCTGCGCCTTGCCAAGCTGCGCTACGACAACGGCTATTCCAGCTACCTCGAGGTGCTGGACGCCGAACGCAGCCTGTTCCAGGCCGAGGTTTCGCTGGCGTCGGCCCGGCGCGACCAGCTGACAGCTGTGGTGGATGTGTACCGCGCACTGGGCGGCGGCTGGGCGGGCATTGCCCCGCAGGCCCCACATGCAGCAGACGCGTCCGAAGCCGCGCCCCAGCCTGAAAAGCCCGTGGCGGCCGCGCAATGA
- a CDS encoding MarR family winged helix-turn-helix transcriptional regulator: MSDALRCRRCRVDRAERHGTHGFGHTVKELGRAWRAEFDRRFRPMGLSDTSWVVIWLLSEHGTLPQGRVAELLGVEGPTLVRLLDRMEKEGWVRRQPSETDRRVKLVALTDQARPVYDAMLDTGFALRDELMDDIPEEHVVIAHAVMLRLLDKLNALGSQDGGEAGCEPCRPETTD, encoded by the coding sequence ATGAGCGACGCCCTTCGCTGTCGCCGTTGCCGTGTGGACCGGGCCGAGCGCCATGGCACGCACGGCTTCGGCCACACCGTGAAGGAACTGGGCCGCGCCTGGCGGGCCGAGTTCGACCGGCGCTTCCGTCCCATGGGGCTGTCCGACACCAGTTGGGTGGTCATCTGGCTGCTGTCCGAACACGGCACGCTGCCGCAGGGCCGCGTGGCCGAACTGCTGGGCGTGGAAGGCCCCACCCTGGTGCGGCTGCTGGACCGCATGGAAAAGGAAGGTTGGGTGCGTCGCCAGCCGTCGGAAACCGACCGCCGGGTGAAGCTGGTGGCCCTGACCGACCAGGCCCGCCCGGTCTACGACGCCATGCTGGACACCGGTTTTGCCCTGCGGGACGAACTGATGGACGACATTCCCGAGGAACATGTGGTCATCGCCCACGCGGTGATGCTGCGCCTGCTGGACAAACTGAATGCCCTGGGCAGCCAGGACGGCGGCGAGGCGGGGTGCGAACCCTGCCGCCCCGAAACCACGGACTGA
- a CDS encoding efflux transporter outer membrane subunit → MNADHAPERRTRSFRLSRCGGWLPLGLMPSGLLATGLMVTVLALSGCAVGPDYDRPAPPAAPTEWSAAKTRPDISGDVSGSGAPAESAGSVATRAAVSVATPDGQWWERMGDPQLSELVAMAVGHNNDALMAAANLREARAVVGVARGALLPAAAAGGSFERSRVSTNTLTGQSLEMARMPIESDLYQAGFDARWEIDIFGGARRGVEAARARQQAAEAGLSDVLLSVAAETARAYVELRGAQARLDVAERNAEAQRRTLELVRLRRDVGVASDMNVLQAEAQLQRTEALVPPLRAATDAAIHRLGVLCGLPPAALRDRLAPRAPLPAVPDLVPVGLPSDLLLRRPDIRRVEHELHAATADIGQREADLFPKFSLTGSYGLNSIHFSDLFRDDSRAWTIMPGVRWAIFEGGRTRAAVAALEARREATLERWRKTVLVAFEEVETSLARYAEAFVERERLARSLEAQAEATRLAKVRYTEGVDDLLTVLDAERRQLEVEEALARSRSGVLLHLVSLYKALGGGWPEGSAGAGPDAAPDPAATSAVSATSATSATSATSATSVSGAAGAASPQ, encoded by the coding sequence ATGAACGCCGACCACGCTCCGGAACGACGCACCCGCTCCTTCCGCCTTTCCCGTTGTGGCGGATGGCTGCCCCTCGGCTTGATGCCGTCTGGCCTTTTGGCAACCGGCCTGATGGTAACCGTCCTTGCGCTGTCCGGTTGCGCCGTGGGGCCGGACTACGACCGCCCCGCCCCGCCCGCCGCGCCCACGGAATGGAGCGCGGCCAAGACCCGTCCCGATATTTCCGGTGATGTTTCCGGCAGCGGCGCCCCTGCCGAGTCTGCCGGTTCGGTGGCCACCCGCGCCGCCGTGAGCGTCGCCACCCCGGACGGCCAGTGGTGGGAACGCATGGGCGACCCGCAGCTGTCGGAACTGGTGGCCATGGCCGTGGGGCACAACAACGACGCCCTCATGGCCGCCGCCAACCTGCGCGAGGCCCGCGCCGTGGTGGGCGTGGCCCGTGGCGCCCTGCTGCCGGCAGCGGCGGCGGGCGGCAGCTTCGAGCGCAGCCGGGTAAGCACCAACACCCTTACCGGGCAATCGCTGGAAATGGCCCGCATGCCCATTGAAAGCGACCTGTACCAGGCCGGGTTCGACGCCCGGTGGGAAATAGACATCTTTGGCGGCGCCCGGCGCGGCGTGGAAGCGGCCCGCGCCCGGCAGCAGGCGGCGGAGGCGGGGTTGTCCGACGTGCTGCTTTCGGTGGCGGCGGAAACGGCCCGCGCCTACGTGGAGTTGCGCGGCGCGCAGGCCCGGCTGGACGTGGCCGAACGCAACGCAGAGGCCCAGCGGCGCACCCTGGAGCTGGTGCGGCTGCGCCGCGACGTGGGCGTGGCCAGCGACATGAACGTGTTGCAGGCCGAGGCCCAGTTGCAGCGCACCGAGGCCCTGGTGCCCCCGCTGCGCGCCGCCACGGATGCCGCCATCCACCGGCTGGGTGTGCTGTGCGGCCTGCCCCCGGCGGCACTGCGCGACCGGCTGGCCCCGCGCGCGCCCCTGCCCGCCGTGCCCGACCTGGTGCCCGTGGGCCTGCCTTCGGACCTTCTGCTGCGCCGCCCGGACATCCGCCGGGTGGAGCATGAACTGCACGCGGCCACGGCGGACATAGGCCAGCGCGAGGCGGACCTGTTTCCCAAGTTCTCGCTCACCGGTTCTTACGGGCTGAACAGCATTCATTTTTCCGACCTGTTCCGCGACGACAGCCGCGCCTGGACCATCATGCCCGGCGTGCGCTGGGCCATCTTCGAGGGGGGGCGCACCCGCGCCGCCGTGGCCGCGCTGGAGGCCCGGCGCGAGGCCACCCTGGAGCGCTGGCGCAAGACCGTGCTGGTGGCCTTTGAAGAGGTGGAAACCTCGCTGGCCCGCTACGCCGAAGCGTTCGTGGAACGCGAGCGGCTGGCCCGTTCGCTGGAGGCGCAGGCCGAGGCCACCCGGCTGGCCAAGGTGCGCTACACGGAAGGCGTGGACGACCTGCTGACCGTGCTGGACGCCGAGCGCCGCCAGCTGGAAGTGGAAGAGGCCCTGGCCCGCAGCCGCTCCGGCGTGCTGCTGCATCTGGTGTCGCTGTACAAGGCCCTGGGGGGCGGCTGGCCCGAGGGAAGTGCGGGGGCCGGACCTGATGCGGCGCCGGACCCGGCGGCCACTTCTGCCGTTTCTGCCACTTCTGCCACTTCTGCCACTTCTGCCACTTCTGCCACTTCTGTAAGTGGAGCCGCTGGCGCGGCCTCGCCGCAGTAG
- a CDS encoding TetR/AcrR family transcriptional regulator encodes MKKSPGQSSNHGVSPRQGREQGREQGRDSTRQRLLEAAGMAFAEHGYDRATGKEICERAGANPAAINYHFGGKDKLYAAALHEAHRRFLTAEDLRAALPPGTPPAERVGIIIRDLLSNLLTTDPSAWQLKLMTQEMMRPTPFLDELVRVEIVPKSMFLRGAVADLLGQPDSHPSVQFSCMNIIALCLSQYLNREIFSRVFPGLALSADGLELLTAHTLSFVTGGLRQVAATLPGLPGSPLPQEKP; translated from the coding sequence ATGAAGAAGTCGCCCGGTCAGAGTAGCAACCACGGTGTCAGCCCACGGCAGGGCCGTGAACAGGGTCGCGAGCAGGGCCGTGACTCCACCCGCCAGCGCCTGCTGGAGGCGGCGGGCATGGCCTTTGCCGAGCACGGCTACGACCGGGCCACCGGCAAGGAAATCTGCGAGCGGGCCGGGGCCAACCCCGCGGCCATCAACTACCATTTCGGCGGCAAGGACAAGCTGTATGCCGCCGCCCTGCACGAGGCGCACCGCCGCTTTCTCACCGCAGAGGACCTGCGTGCGGCGCTGCCGCCCGGCACGCCCCCGGCGGAACGTGTGGGCATCATCATCCGCGACCTGCTGTCCAACCTGCTCACCACGGACCCTTCCGCCTGGCAGCTCAAGCTGATGACCCAGGAAATGATGCGGCCCACGCCCTTCCTGGACGAACTGGTGCGCGTCGAGATCGTGCCCAAGTCCATGTTTCTGCGCGGGGCGGTGGCCGACCTGCTGGGGCAGCCCGACAGCCATCCGTCCGTGCAGTTTTCGTGCATGAACATCATTGCCCTGTGCCTCAGCCAGTACCTGAACCGCGAGATTTTCAGCCGGGTGTTTCCCGGTCTTGCCCTTTCGGCGGACGGACTGGAACTGCTCACCGCACACACCCTGTCCTTCGTCACCGGCGGGCTGCGGCAGGTGGCCGCCACATTGCCGGGGTTGCCGGGGTCGCCCTTGCCGCAGGAGAAACCATGA